A window of Apium graveolens cultivar Ventura chromosome 8, ASM990537v1, whole genome shotgun sequence contains these coding sequences:
- the LOC141679201 gene encoding uncharacterized protein LOC141679201, with translation MRLNPLKCSFGLTSGKFLGFLVSQRGIEADPSQIKAISEMKDPSTIKEVQRLTGCIAALRRFIPQASKKCSPFFKVIKEASKNKKLIWDDQCKESFEALKIFLTSPPVLARALPRETLKVYISASDGSVASVLVKDVEGHEAPVYYISHTLKDAETRYPHVEKLIYALVIASRKLRHYFQDEYEALLAGLRLAIELEVKILEIFGDSQLVAKQLQGEFKAHDARMSTYLKLAMSLLEKVQSWTIKNICREDNQWADALSKLASSVVETSEAIYVEERKVPSIDLGPPFPDMLRFNEISSMADWRQPFLEYILQNKLPQDKKEARSISYKAKNYCVLENKLYRRGLKEPLLRCLGSEDSHMSMVEVHTGICGDHLGGKNLAL, from the exons ATGAGATTGAATCCATTAAAGTGCTCTTTTGGCTTAACATCTGGGAAATTCCTAGGATTTCTTGTTTCCCAACGAGGGATCGAGGCTGACCCCTCACAAATTAAAGCCATATCTGAAATGAAGGACCCGTCGACCATTAAAGAAGTTCAACGTCTCACCGGTTGCATAGCGGCCCTTCGGCGCTTCATACCACAAGCCTCTAAAAAATGTAGTCCCTTCTTCAAGGTCATCAAAGAAGCATCAAAGAACAAGAAGTTGATATGGGATGACCAATGTAAAGAAAGCTTTGAAGCTCTAAAAATCTTCTTGACAAGTCCTCCAGTTTTAGCAAGAGCGTTACCTCGTGAAACTTTGAAAGTGTACATCTCTGCCTCCGACGGGTCGGTAGCCTCTGTGTTGGTCAAAGATGTCGAGGGACATGAAGCTCCAGTCTATTACATCAGTCATACTCTGAAAGACGCTGAAACTCGTTACCCACATGTGGAAAAATTAATTTATGCTCTGGTTATAGCAAGCAGAAAGCTCCGTCACTATTTCCAAG ACGAGTATGAGGCTTTGCTAGCAGGCTTGCGCCTAGCAATCGAGTTGGAGGTAAAGATTTTAGAAATATTTGGTGATTCACAGCTTGTCGCGAAACAGTTACAAGGTGAGTTCAAAGCGCACGACGCTCGAATGTCAACATATTTGAAACTGGCCATGTCCTTGTTGGAGAAAGTCCAGTCATGGACAATCAAGAATATTTGCAGGGAAGATAATCAATGGGCCGACGCACTATCTAAATTGGCTTCATCCGTTGTGGAAACATCTGAGGCAATTTATGTCGAGGAAAGAAAGGTTCCCTCCATTGATTTGGGCCCTCCATTCCCCGATATGTTGAGATTCAATGAGATCTCTTCTATGGCAGATTGGCGTCAACCTTTTTTGGAATACATCTTGCAGAACAAGCTGCCACAAGATAAGAAAGAAGCTAGATCCATATCATACAAGGCAAAAAATTATTGTGTGCTAGAAAATAAGTTATATCGTCGGGGGCTCAAAGAGCCACTGCTTCGATGCTTAGGGTCAGAAGATTCTCACATGTCGATGGTTGAAGTCCATACTGGAATCTGTGGGGATCATTTAGGAGGCAAAAACTTAGCCCTTTAG